From a region of the Synechococcus sp. PCC 7502 genome:
- a CDS encoding YqeG family HAD IIIA-type phosphatase codes for MNLQQLIKPNLILAKPIWYLTADLIANYGLSGLILDVDDTLLGNDDREVSPAVRNWLDETRKICKIYLVSNNFSNSRIQAIATNLDLPYRSRAAKPSRRVVREALAAMELPCNQVGMVGDRILTDTIVGNRLGMFTILIQPPNQGKETSWLGGRSQIFRDWENWLMQKSGINKSGINI; via the coding sequence ATGAATCTTCAGCAATTAATCAAGCCCAATTTAATCTTAGCTAAGCCCATTTGGTATTTAACTGCGGACTTGATCGCCAATTATGGTTTGAGTGGTCTAATTTTGGATGTGGATGATACTTTGTTGGGAAATGATGACAGAGAAGTTTCGCCAGCCGTAAGAAACTGGCTAGATGAGACGCGTAAGATTTGCAAAATTTATCTGGTTAGTAATAACTTTAGTAATAGTCGGATTCAGGCTATTGCCACCAATCTAGATTTACCCTATCGCAGTCGAGCAGCTAAACCGTCACGTCGAGTGGTAAGAGAGGCTTTAGCAGCTATGGAACTCCCTTGTAATCAAGTTGGAATGGTGGGCGATCGCATTCTGACAGATACAATCGTGGGCAATCGCCTTGGGATGTTTACAATTTTAATTCAACCACCAAATCAAGGGAAAGAGACTTCATGGCTGGGCGGGCGATCGCAAATATTCCGTGATTGGGAAAATTGGTTAATGCAGAAGTCTGGAATTAATAAGTCTGGAATTAATATTTAA
- the rpsI gene encoding 30S ribosomal protein S9: MQATDQSNRAVYWGTGRRKTAVARVRLVPGSGTITVNGKPGDLYLQFNASYISGVKAPLETLGLENEYDVIVNAHGGGVTGQADAIKLGVARALCELSPENRKPLKVEGYLTRDPRAKERKKYGLRKARKAPQYSKR; encoded by the coding sequence ATGCAAGCTACTGATCAATCTAACCGTGCTGTGTATTGGGGTACAGGTCGGAGAAAAACCGCAGTTGCCAGAGTCAGGCTAGTACCTGGTAGTGGAACAATTACTGTTAATGGTAAACCTGGTGATTTATATTTGCAATTTAATGCCAGCTATATTTCTGGGGTTAAAGCACCTTTAGAAACCCTTGGTTTGGAAAATGAGTATGACGTTATTGTAAATGCCCACGGCGGTGGAGTAACTGGTCAAGCAGACGCAATTAAACTAGGTGTGGCAAGAGCATTATGTGAATTATCACCTGAAAATCGTAAACCCTTAAAGGTCGAAGGTTACTTAACTCGTGACCCACGGGCAAAAGAGCGGAAAAAATATGGGTTGCGTAAGGCTCGTAAAGCTCCTCAATACTCTAAACGTTAA
- the rplM gene encoding 50S ribosomal protein L13, with protein MTTPLINQNRTYLPTNPDRQWYVVDAEGQRLGRLAVAIATILRGKNKPTYTPHLDTGDFVIVINAEKVAVTGKKSTQKVYKRHSGRPGGMKEETFDKLIKRVPERIIEKAVKGMLPKNTLGRQLFTKLNVYAGANHPHAAQQPQVLAINTIPGDK; from the coding sequence ATGACTACTCCCTTAATTAATCAAAATCGTACCTATCTCCCTACAAATCCTGATCGTCAGTGGTATGTTGTGGATGCTGAAGGTCAACGCTTAGGTCGCTTGGCTGTAGCGATCGCTACGATCCTGCGGGGCAAAAATAAACCTACATATACTCCTCACCTTGATACAGGAGACTTTGTAATTGTTATCAATGCCGAAAAAGTTGCAGTTACAGGCAAGAAAAGTACCCAAAAAGTTTATAAGCGTCATTCTGGTCGTCCAGGCGGGATGAAAGAAGAAACCTTTGATAAACTGATCAAAAGAGTTCCCGAGCGGATTATTGAAAAGGCTGTTAAAGGAATGTTGCCCAAAAACACCTTGGGTCGTCAACTTTTTACTAAGCTCAATGTTTATGCGGGAGCAAATCATCCCCATGCTGCCCAGCAGCCTCAAGTTTTGGCAATCAATACTATTCCAGGAGATAAATAA
- the rplQ gene encoding 50S ribosomal protein L17, with product MRHRCRTPQLSKPADQRKALLRSLTTQLLLRGEIKTTRARADVIRATADKMIGLAKDGSLHARRQALSYLFDLSVKEGQPVKPQVQPRDTPDEDRVRKLVDLLFEQAPVRYGDRQGGYTRIIRTVSRRGDNAPMAVVQLV from the coding sequence ATGCGCCACCGTTGTCGTACTCCCCAACTTAGTAAGCCTGCTGACCAACGCAAGGCTTTATTGCGATCGCTTACCACTCAACTTTTACTTAGAGGTGAAATTAAAACTACCCGCGCTCGGGCTGATGTAATTCGTGCCACTGCGGATAAAATGATTGGTCTTGCTAAAGATGGTTCTCTCCATGCCCGTCGTCAAGCTTTAAGCTATCTATTTGATTTATCTGTAAAAGAAGGTCAACCTGTAAAGCCACAAGTCCAGCCTAGGGATACCCCTGATGAAGACAGAGTCAGAAAGTTAGTGGATTTGTTATTTGAGCAAGCCCCCGTTCGTTATGGCGATCGCCAAGGTGGATATACAAGAATTATTCGTACTGTTAGCCGTCGTGGTGATAATGCTCCCATGGCAGTGGTACAACTAGTCTAA
- a CDS encoding DNA-directed RNA polymerase subunit alpha codes for MANFQVECIGSYTDKTNSQYSRFVLEPLERGQAITIGNSLRRVLLSNLEGAAVTAVRIAGVNHEFATIPGVREDVLDLLLNMKEVILKSYSSDPQIGRLVARGPMTVTTADFILPSDIEVVNPNQYIATLCEGAVLEMEFKVERGKGYRAISRSKDEISAIDFLQIDAIFMPVTKVKYTVEDTRASETVFKDRLVLEITTNGSLTPQEALSEAANILVGLFSPLQEITLVAPKELRQDEEDETKQIHIEELQLSVRAYNCLKRAQINTVADLLKYSQDDLLEIKNFGQKSAEEVMEALRQHLGLTLPEEKTQKAS; via the coding sequence ATGGCTAACTTTCAAGTCGAATGCATTGGGTCTTACACAGACAAAACTAACAGTCAATATAGTAGGTTTGTTTTAGAACCTTTAGAGCGAGGTCAGGCAATTACAATTGGTAACTCCTTACGCAGAGTATTGCTATCTAATCTTGAGGGTGCTGCCGTTACTGCTGTTAGGATTGCAGGCGTAAATCATGAATTTGCTACTATTCCCGGTGTTCGTGAAGATGTTCTAGATTTACTGCTCAACATGAAAGAAGTGATCTTGAAGTCCTACAGTTCCGACCCGCAAATTGGTAGATTAGTAGCCAGAGGTCCAATGACAGTTACTACTGCGGACTTTATCCTACCCTCAGATATTGAAGTAGTAAACCCCAATCAATATATTGCCACCCTTTGTGAAGGTGCAGTCCTAGAGATGGAGTTTAAGGTAGAAAGAGGTAAGGGATATAGAGCAATTAGTCGTAGTAAGGATGAAATTTCTGCTATCGATTTTCTCCAGATCGATGCTATTTTTATGCCTGTAACCAAGGTTAAGTATACTGTTGAGGATACCCGTGCCAGTGAAACAGTCTTTAAAGATAGGCTGGTTCTGGAAATTACAACTAATGGTAGCCTTACCCCCCAAGAGGCTTTGAGTGAAGCTGCGAATATTCTGGTTGGTTTATTCTCACCTTTACAGGAAATTACTTTAGTTGCACCTAAGGAACTACGTCAAGACGAAGAAGATGAAACCAAGCAAATTCATATTGAAGAGCTTCAACTTTCGGTTAGAGCTTATAACTGCTTGAAGCGTGCTCAAATTAATACAGTGGCTGACTTGCTTAAATATAGTCAAGATGATCTGTTAGAAATCAAAAACTTTGGGCAAAAGTCTGCTGAAGAGGTAATGGAAGCTTTAAGGCAACATTTAGGCTTAACCCTGCCTGAGGAAAAAACCCAAAAAGCTAGCTAA
- the rpsK gene encoding 30S ribosomal protein S11: MARQPTRRTGVRKQKRNVPSGVAYIQSTFNNTIITIADTGGDVISWASAGSSGFKGAKKGTPFAAQTAAEGAARRAMDQGMRQIEVMVSGPGSGRETAVRALQATGLEITLIRDITPIPHNGCRPPKRRRV, from the coding sequence ATGGCTCGTCAACCAACTCGTCGTACTGGAGTACGCAAGCAAAAACGCAATGTTCCCAGTGGTGTTGCTTATATTCAATCCACTTTTAATAACACCATCATTACTATTGCTGATACTGGTGGTGATGTGATTTCATGGGCATCAGCAGGTTCCAGTGGATTCAAAGGAGCTAAGAAGGGTACGCCTTTTGCCGCCCAAACTGCCGCAGAAGGTGCTGCTCGGCGGGCTATGGATCAAGGAATGCGTCAGATCGAAGTAATGGTATCTGGACCTGGCTCTGGGAGAGAAACTGCCGTTAGAGCTCTGCAAGCAACTGGCTTAGAAATCACACTTATTCGTGATATTACTCCAATTCCCCACAATGGCTGCCGACCACCTAAACGTCGTAGAGTTTAA
- the rpsM gene encoding 30S ribosomal protein S13, giving the protein MARIAGVDLPRDKRIEIGLTYIFGIGLPSAQAILEATNVNPDTRVKDLSDAEITSLRQEVETNYQVEGDLRRLEGLNIKRLIDIGTYRGRRHRLGLPLRGQRTKTNARTRKGVRRTVAGKKKAPSKK; this is encoded by the coding sequence GTGGCTCGCATTGCAGGCGTTGACCTTCCTAGGGACAAGCGCATAGAAATTGGGTTGACATACATATTTGGCATTGGTTTACCCAGTGCTCAAGCCATATTAGAAGCAACCAACGTAAACCCTGATACTAGGGTAAAAGACCTCAGTGATGCTGAAATCACTTCATTGCGTCAAGAAGTTGAAACAAACTACCAAGTAGAGGGTGACTTGCGCCGTCTGGAAGGGCTTAATATCAAACGCCTGATCGACATTGGTACCTATAGAGGTAGGAGACACCGATTAGGTTTACCCCTCAGAGGACAAAGAACCAAAACTAATGCTCGTACTCGTAAAGGAGTGCGTCGTACTGTGGCAGGTAAAAAGAAAGCTCCAAGTAAGAAATAA